The following are from one region of the Cryptococcus deuterogattii R265 chromosome 8, complete sequence genome:
- a CDS encoding DNA-directed RNA polymerase I II and III subunit RPABC2, which produces MSDDERMDTGDFEGGDYEQDYVDPDTLNYEDEENAEGEAAANGEIDETMIIESGAPEGDRPRTGKAAKPNEIRVTTPYMTKYERARVLGTRALQISMNAPVLVPVEGESDPLEIAIKELAAKKIPLVIRRYLPDNSFEDWKVEELIVQE; this is translated from the exons ATGTCTGACGACGAGCGAATGGACACTGGCGATTTCGAAGGAGGTGACTACGAGCAGGACTACGTGGACCCTGATACTCTCAA CtacgaggacgaagaaaatGCCGAGGGAGAGGCCGCCGCCAACGGTGAGATCGATGAAACTATGATCATT GAATCAGGTGCTCCGGAAGGCGATCGTCCCCGAACAGGAAAGGCTGCCAAGCCGAACGAGATTCGAGTGACGACTCCTTATATGACAAAGTACGAGCGGGCAAGAGTATTGGGTACCAGGGCTTTGCAGATTAG TATGAACGCACCCGTTCTTGTGCCCGTGGAAGGAGAATCAGACCCTCTTGAGATTGCGATCAAAGAACTTGctgcgaagaagatccCCCTTGTCATACGGCGATACCTTCCTG ACAACTCTTTCGAGGATtggaaggttgaggagctTATTGTTCAGGAATAA
- a CDS encoding alginate lyase → MLRSIIAVLPILASLPLSSGYAVSDDVALESRSWYERAADALSSRADAAQGHSGLRSRAHTSGLRRRASRHYNEAGQKLVRRKKETTQERDGEKKKKKKRSCKAKTTGLGAAATAASSSVSEEAASSTAILSGSLGTVANAATAGVNSQAESSVVSSSSSDAAHVTNYAPTTTSSAESSTITYSASAVADALSPEISVSLSVSAAISINTSIDILTTYTVPDSATTAFTSAASASASTTSSATNSPTSELSSDLLPWGHGISSWTTSDGLLSYDAALKPLTAGKLPSVGNAPDGISALQASYPAGSYGLTNSGFSFYTAGDHSGVEVDNASEVALSYSVFFEEGFGFNKGGKMPGLYGGTSLSEAKSCSGGRQTDRESCFSARLMWRTEGAGEIYDYLPVSYTGTDDGYGESIDRGAFTWATGRWQTVAIRVKLNDVGQANGEQELIVDGESKINITGVTFATEAGTRIYGIMAQTFFGGHTSDWASPKDQSLYFKDWTLTAIA, encoded by the exons ATGCTCAGGTCCATCATCGCCgtcctccccatcctcgcttccctccctctttccagcGGTTACGCCGTCTCGGATGATGTCGCTCTCGAGTCCCGATCGTGGTACGAACGCGCCGCCGATGCGCTCTCTTCCAGGGCCGATGCAGCGCAAGGCCACAGTGGCTTGCGATCCAGGGCTCACACATCCGGCTTGCGCCGCCGTGCTTCTAGACATTACAATGAGGCTGGCCAAAAGCTCGTAAGGCGTAAGAAGGAGACTACTCAGGAGCGTGACggcgaaaagaagaagaagaagaagaggtcaTGCAAGGCCAAAACGACTGGGCTTGGTGCCGCTGCTACTGCggcttcatcctctgtgAGCGAAGAAGCCGCTTCCAGCACAGCCATCTTGTCCGGTTCTCTTGGAACAGTTGCCAACGCTGCTACTGCTGGCGTTAACTCGCAGGCCGAGTCCAGCGTGGtgtcgtcttcctcttctgacgCCGCACACGTCACCAACTACGCTCCTACTaccacttcttctgctgagAGCTCCACTATCACTTATTCTGCCTCTGCTGTTGCCGATGCTTTGTCGCCTGAAATCTCTGTCAGTCTCTCTGTCTCTGCTGCCATTTCAATTAATACCTCCATCGACATTCTCACCACTTACACTGTCCCCGATTCTGCCACCACCGCTTTTACTAGCGCTGCCAGTGCGTCTGCCTCGACTACTTCTTCAGCGACCAACTCTCCTACGTCTGAGCTTTCCAGcgaccttcttccttggggTCACGGTATTTCAAGTTGGACTACTTCTGATGGTCTCCTCTCTT ACGACGCTGCCCTTAAGCCTCTAACTGCCGGTAAACTTCCAAGCGTTGGTAACGCTCCCGATGGTATCTCAGCTCTCCAGGCCAGCTACCCTGCTGGTTCTTATGGTCTTACCAACTCTGGTTTCTCTTTCTATACTGCAGGTGATCACTCTGGCGTCGAGGTTGACAACGCTAGTGAAGTCGCGCTTTCTTACTCTGTGTTCTTTGAGGAAGGTTTTGGCTTCAACAAGGGCGGAAAAATGCCCGGCCTATACGGTGGAACTAGCTTGTCAGAGGCTAAGAGTTGCAGTGGCGGTCGACAGACTGACAGGGAAAGTTGTTTCTCAGCCAGGTTGATGTGGAGAACGGAAGGTGCTGGCGAAATTTACGACTACTTGCCCGTTTCTTACACTGGTACCGACGACGGTTACGGCGAGTCCA TTGACCGAGGAGCATTCACCTGGGCTACCGGCCGATGGCAAACCGTTGCTATCCGAGTCAAACTCAATGATGTTGGACAAGCTAATGGCGAACAAGAACTGATCGTTGATGGCGAGAGCAAGATCAACATTACTGGCGTCACTTTTGCCACGGAGGCGGGCACCAGAATCTACGGTATCATGGCTCAGACCTTTTTT GGCGGTCACACTTCTGACTGGGCTTCTCCCAAGGACCAGAGCTTGTATTTCAAGGACTGGACTCTAACTGCCATTGCTTAA